One window of the Streptomyces asoensis genome contains the following:
- a CDS encoding carbohydrate ABC transporter permease, giving the protein MFHRRRATMAAFLLPAIVVYGVFMLYPLARGVYLSMTDSLGGPIADFVGTRQYRAMADDPAVTDALWHTVLYAAVVVVVQNGLGLLFASMLFRRPRVRKVLNVVLLTPTLISPVMAAFIWSYLFAPTGGINALLDLVGLHGLNHVWLGDTSTALYSVAAVNIWMFTGYSCAIFLAGYMNMPTELLEAAALDGASGWRRFRSIEWPLLAPALTVNVTLSLIGSLKVFEFPLVLTNGGPAGATDTLTLLVYRNVFGGGKFAYGVALSVVLLVTVVVLSSATSSLLRLRERRI; this is encoded by the coding sequence GTGTTCCACCGACGGCGCGCCACCATGGCCGCCTTCCTGCTGCCGGCCATCGTCGTGTACGGCGTGTTCATGCTGTATCCGCTGGCCCGTGGCGTCTATCTGAGCATGACCGACAGCCTCGGAGGCCCGATCGCCGACTTCGTCGGCACCCGGCAGTACCGTGCCATGGCCGACGACCCGGCCGTCACCGACGCCCTGTGGCACACCGTGCTGTACGCGGCGGTCGTCGTGGTCGTGCAGAACGGCCTCGGGCTGCTCTTCGCGAGCATGCTGTTCCGCCGTCCGAGGGTCCGCAAGGTGCTCAACGTCGTGCTGCTCACGCCGACGCTGATCTCACCGGTGATGGCCGCCTTCATCTGGTCCTACCTGTTCGCCCCGACCGGCGGTATCAACGCGCTCCTGGACCTGGTCGGTCTGCACGGCCTGAACCACGTCTGGCTCGGCGACACGTCCACCGCGCTGTACTCGGTGGCCGCCGTCAACATCTGGATGTTCACCGGCTACTCCTGCGCGATCTTCCTCGCCGGCTATATGAACATGCCCACCGAACTGCTGGAAGCGGCCGCGCTGGACGGCGCGAGCGGCTGGCGGCGCTTCCGCAGCATCGAATGGCCGCTGCTCGCCCCCGCGCTCACCGTCAACGTGACGCTCAGCCTGATCGGCTCGCTCAAGGTCTTCGAGTTCCCCCTCGTGCTGACCAACGGCGGCCCCGCCGGAGCCACGGACACGCTGACGCTGCTGGTGTACCGCAACGTCTTCGGCGGCGGGAAGTTCGCCTACGGCGTCGCGCTGTCGGTCGTCCTCCTGGTGACCGTGGTCGTCCTGTCCAGCGCCACCTCGTCCCTGCTCCGGCTCCGCGAGCGCCGCATCTGA
- a CDS encoding carbohydrate ABC transporter permease has translation MTSDITSPPIETRPAHLGKRRVPTRPRTTSGTSRNPLRRLAGGLGTALLCLGTLLFVLPFLFTVVTSLRTAADVARSPLGIPHSLTLKNFSDAFSQIHYGRSTLNTLLITSLSCVVITVIGSLAAYPLARITQHWSTAVYRLFILGTSVPVFVVVAPLYLLMRDLNLLDNYAGVVLIYTALNLPVAVFFYTSFIRGIPADLEEAAALDGCGAFRTFFTIILPLLRPVTSTLLTFVSLQIWNDLLVPLVFLQDPDKRTVMVNAYSFIDPHTVQPTTLFPAALLGVLPLLVIFVFFQRQVVAGMSAGAVKS, from the coding sequence ATGACTTCAGACATCACTTCGCCGCCCATCGAGACCCGGCCCGCCCACCTCGGCAAGCGCCGTGTCCCCACCCGCCCCCGTACGACGTCCGGGACGTCCCGCAACCCGCTGCGGCGGCTGGCCGGCGGCCTCGGCACCGCCCTGCTCTGCCTGGGCACGCTGCTGTTCGTCCTGCCGTTCCTCTTCACCGTCGTCACCTCGCTGCGCACCGCCGCCGACGTGGCCCGCTCCCCGCTGGGCATCCCGCACTCCCTGACCCTGAAGAACTTCTCCGACGCCTTCAGCCAGATCCACTACGGGCGAAGCACCCTCAACACCCTTCTCATCACGAGCCTTTCGTGCGTGGTCATCACCGTGATCGGCTCGCTCGCCGCCTATCCGCTCGCCCGGATCACCCAGCACTGGTCCACCGCGGTGTACCGGCTGTTCATCCTGGGCACGTCCGTCCCCGTGTTCGTCGTGGTGGCGCCGCTGTACCTGCTGATGCGCGACCTGAACCTGCTCGACAACTACGCGGGTGTCGTCCTCATCTACACGGCCCTCAACCTCCCGGTCGCCGTGTTCTTCTACACCAGCTTCATCCGCGGGATCCCGGCCGATCTGGAGGAGGCGGCCGCCCTCGACGGCTGCGGTGCCTTCCGTACCTTCTTCACGATCATCCTGCCGCTGCTGCGCCCGGTCACCAGCACACTGCTGACGTTCGTCTCCCTCCAGATCTGGAACGACCTGCTGGTCCCGCTGGTGTTCCTCCAGGACCCCGACAAACGGACCGTCATGGTGAACGCGTACTCCTTCATCGACCCGCACACCGTGCAGCCGACCACCCTGTTCCCTGCCGCCCTGCTCGGTGTTCTGCCGCTGCTGGTCATCTTCGTCTTCTTCCAGCGCCAGGTGGTCGCCGGCATGTCCGCCGGGGCGGTCAAGTCATGA
- a CDS encoding glycoside hydrolase family 43 protein → MYVVSYFTDADEALHLAWSHDGEEFATVNAGRPVLRGTVGTGRLRDPFIGVGPDGLFHLLATDGWTSPRIVHATSADLLTWSPQRLLPAMADVAGALNAWAPEFFLDRGTGLYHLIWSSVVEAGGTAEGRDFEHVGQNHRIWHCTTEDFETFSAPGLFFDPGHSVIDATVRESDGGGFLMAYKDERGTNDLATAHKDIHLTTFETPGGPYSASTGPVTPSVVEGPSMFHRGGETVMIFDHYLEGRYGAARSKDGVEWKPVSLALPPGMRHASVLETPLPAALPLR, encoded by the coding sequence ATGTACGTGGTCTCATACTTCACCGACGCCGACGAGGCGCTCCACCTGGCCTGGAGCCACGACGGCGAGGAATTCGCGACGGTGAACGCCGGTCGGCCCGTGCTGCGCGGCACGGTCGGCACCGGCAGACTCCGGGATCCGTTCATCGGGGTGGGGCCCGACGGCCTGTTCCACCTGCTGGCCACCGACGGCTGGACGAGCCCCCGCATCGTCCACGCCACCTCGGCCGACCTTCTCACCTGGTCGCCTCAGCGACTCCTTCCGGCGATGGCCGACGTGGCGGGAGCCCTCAACGCCTGGGCGCCGGAGTTCTTCCTGGACCGCGGGACCGGGCTGTACCACCTCATCTGGTCGTCGGTCGTCGAGGCGGGAGGCACCGCCGAGGGCCGTGACTTCGAGCATGTCGGCCAGAACCACCGCATCTGGCACTGCACCACCGAGGACTTCGAGACGTTCTCGGCCCCCGGGCTCTTCTTCGACCCCGGGCACTCGGTCATCGACGCCACCGTGCGGGAGTCGGACGGCGGCGGGTTCCTCATGGCCTACAAGGACGAACGCGGCACCAACGACCTCGCCACCGCCCACAAGGACATCCACCTGACCACCTTCGAGACCCCCGGCGGCCCGTACAGCGCCTCCACCGGGCCGGTCACCCCCTCAGTGGTGGAAGGGCCGTCGATGTTCCACCGCGGCGGCGAGACGGTCATGATCTTCGACCACTACCTCGAGGGACGGTACGGAGCGGCCCGCAGCAAGGACGGCGTGGAGTGGAAGCCCGTCTCCCTGGCCCTGCCGCCGGGGATGCGCCACGCCTCCGTCCTCGAGACGCCGCTCCCGGCAGCACTCCCACTGCGGTGA
- a CDS encoding carbohydrate binding domain-containing protein — MKRRRSDRPGVRASRVLALLATLAGALLLPAHTALAAGTTHYVDCSAAANGSGTQASPWNAVGSVNGTTFAAGDSILFAAGTTCTGQLTPGGSGASGSPITMGAYGSGAKPVIDANGATGPVIHLLNQQYWEIGGLALTNAATSPAYRSGVLAENSSGGVLHHIRVHDMNIHHISGWSGGWYATNAGVGVQTDHTTPVSTWDDVVVENNTFDHVDRIAVAVTPDGDGQGTGLTTSTVIRGNTMTYDGADDILVVKNDGALIDGNKAGYGGAKNTCPPSGQYCNGASAGIWMSGSSNTVVQNNEVYCHVNGADGTGYDVDWGNHNTTFQYNWSHQNLGGFMLVMPPFTIANEPTSTVPSDGTVIRYNISENDGTNAGCPAAGTPTHGTGVFHFVGNIPNRSGSSVAVPLIYNNSVYLDKSGLNTPILYSRRGGSVTGTLSFRNNAVFDYGTGGYFTTSSGSVYANNLFYGTHPSSEPADAAKVVTDPEFRNPGNTNTSSTFTGVDAYQVHPSSPVIRAGAVISGNGGKDAFGNTVSATAAPNIGAYNGTGGNLVSNAGFETGALSPWTQASGSASSVPASNARTGNYALTTAAAGSGANQTLTGLTPSTTYLLTGWAKVANAGETLAVGVKNYGGTETFTNIATTSYSQAAVLFTTGSAATTATVYCWKNAGGSGAGYCDDLAVEPLTSAANAVTNPGFETGVPAPWSQSTGTASGVVASNARTGTYSLRTGVSASGGIQTVSGLASGSSYLLAAWAKVGTAGEEVAVGVKSFGGTESYLRASTTSYVQQPIFFTTGGSTTSAAVYCYKNAGSSAGYCDDYTLIKLS, encoded by the coding sequence ATGAAGCGTCGCAGATCGGATCGCCCGGGAGTCCGGGCATCCCGCGTCCTCGCCCTGCTCGCCACTCTGGCGGGCGCCCTCCTGCTCCCGGCCCACACCGCCCTGGCCGCGGGCACCACCCACTACGTCGACTGCTCGGCCGCCGCCAACGGCAGCGGCACCCAGGCCAGTCCCTGGAACGCGGTCGGCAGCGTCAACGGCACCACCTTCGCCGCCGGTGACAGCATCCTCTTCGCGGCGGGCACCACCTGCACCGGGCAGCTCACCCCCGGCGGCTCGGGCGCGTCGGGCAGTCCCATCACCATGGGCGCGTACGGCAGCGGCGCCAAGCCGGTCATCGACGCGAACGGCGCCACGGGTCCGGTCATCCACCTGCTCAACCAGCAGTACTGGGAGATCGGCGGCCTGGCGCTGACCAACGCGGCCACTTCGCCCGCGTACCGCTCCGGCGTCCTGGCCGAGAACAGCTCGGGCGGAGTCCTGCACCACATCCGGGTGCACGACATGAACATCCACCACATCAGCGGCTGGTCCGGCGGCTGGTATGCCACCAACGCGGGCGTCGGCGTCCAGACCGACCACACCACCCCGGTCTCCACCTGGGACGACGTGGTGGTCGAGAACAACACCTTCGACCATGTCGACCGCATAGCCGTCGCCGTCACCCCGGACGGGGACGGCCAGGGCACCGGCCTGACCACGAGCACGGTCATCCGCGGCAACACCATGACCTACGACGGTGCCGACGACATCCTCGTCGTCAAGAACGACGGCGCCCTCATCGACGGCAACAAGGCCGGGTACGGCGGAGCGAAGAACACCTGCCCGCCCTCCGGCCAGTACTGCAACGGGGCTTCCGCCGGCATCTGGATGTCCGGCAGCTCCAACACGGTCGTCCAGAACAACGAGGTCTACTGCCACGTCAACGGCGCCGACGGCACCGGCTACGACGTGGACTGGGGCAACCACAACACCACCTTCCAGTACAACTGGAGCCACCAGAACCTCGGCGGCTTCATGCTGGTGATGCCGCCGTTCACCATCGCCAACGAGCCCACCTCGACCGTCCCCAGCGACGGCACGGTGATCCGCTACAACATCAGCGAGAACGACGGCACCAACGCCGGCTGCCCCGCCGCCGGCACCCCGACCCACGGCACCGGCGTCTTCCACTTCGTCGGCAACATCCCCAACCGGAGCGGCAGTTCGGTCGCCGTCCCGCTCATCTACAACAACAGCGTCTACCTCGACAAGAGCGGCCTGAACACCCCGATCCTGTACTCGCGGCGGGGCGGCAGCGTCACCGGCACCCTCTCCTTCCGCAACAACGCGGTGTTCGACTACGGCACCGGCGGCTACTTCACCACCAGCTCCGGTTCCGTCTACGCCAACAACCTCTTCTACGGCACCCACCCGTCCTCCGAGCCCGCCGACGCGGCGAAGGTCGTCACCGACCCCGAGTTCCGCAACCCCGGCAACACGAACACCTCCTCGACCTTCACCGGCGTCGACGCCTACCAGGTCCACCCGTCCTCGCCGGTGATCAGAGCCGGTGCGGTCATCAGCGGCAACGGCGGCAAGGACGCCTTCGGCAACACCGTCTCCGCGACGGCGGCGCCCAACATCGGCGCCTACAACGGCACCGGCGGCAACCTGGTCTCCAACGCCGGTTTCGAGACCGGCGCGCTCTCCCCCTGGACCCAGGCCAGTGGCAGCGCGTCCTCCGTGCCCGCCTCCAACGCCCGCACCGGCAACTACGCCCTGACCACCGCGGCCGCAGGCAGCGGCGCCAACCAGACGCTGACCGGTCTGACCCCCTCCACCACCTACCTGCTGACCGGCTGGGCCAAGGTCGCCAACGCCGGCGAGACCCTCGCCGTAGGCGTCAAGAACTACGGCGGCACGGAGACCTTCACCAACATCGCCACCACTTCGTACTCCCAGGCCGCCGTCCTGTTCACCACCGGCTCCGCCGCCACCACGGCCACCGTCTACTGCTGGAAGAACGCCGGCGGCAGCGGCGCGGGCTACTGCGACGACCTCGCGGTCGAGCCCCTGACCTCGGCCGCCAACGCGGTCACCAACCCGGGCTTCGAGACCGGAGTGCCGGCCCCGTGGAGCCAGAGCACCGGGACGGCGTCCGGTGTGGTCGCGTCGAACGCCCGCACCGGCACGTACTCCCTGCGCACGGGAGTCAGCGCCAGCGGGGGCATCCAGACCGTCAGCGGTCTCGCCTCCGGCAGCAGTTATCTGCTGGCCGCCTGGGCCAAGGTGGGCACCGCGGGCGAGGAGGTCGCGGTCGGCGTGAAGAGCTTCGGCGGCACCGAGAGCTATCTGCGGGCCTCGACCACGTCCTACGTTCAGCAGCCGATCTTCTTCACGACGGGCGGTTCCACCACGTCGGCCGCCGTGTACTGCTACAAGAACGCCGGCTCCTCGGCCGGTTACTGCGACGACTACACCCTGATCAAGCTGTCCTGA
- a CDS encoding tannase/feruloyl esterase family alpha/beta hydrolase yields MRWSFVRGRRRPAAVAARVAVVAMLAAVLVPVTSASGAQAPHRAVTADGLADLPAVRPVVDCARVTGLDLDGVTDAPVTISSATVVTTGAAPYCEVRGTIAPANTIVMRLPVNGWTQRYVQTGCGGLCGSAAINYGQASTCPVVEDGTVASATTDMGHQGQNDGSWALDNPQAQIDFAYRGVHVTSQVAKAVIARFYGKRPAYSYFTGCSDGGREALMEAQRYPDDFDGIAAGAPANNMVVQNTFHHAWNVLTNKDGNGDYILLADKLPLIHRAVLAACDALDGLTDGLLDDPRRCGFDPRTLVCVSGQDPSTCLTAAQAAVVQRLHDGATDAQGRRLELAISHEWGSELEWTLFVPKTQGETVASENFVTSFARYLAYPNAPDPDFRLSDLDFTVESFWKTVQSSSYLAAMDPDLGAFEKSGGKLLLWHGWNDQHISPQGTLAYYDALRETMGARTADRFAKLYMFPGVAHCGGGEGPNTFDVLTPVMAWAESATTPGRIVASNSTNGTVTRTRPVYPYPEVARYDGTGSVDDAANFVARTPSAHPAGDAYDWLGKRLYSHGYQTWCRVVDGRLVCRPTRTWLTEREGAA; encoded by the coding sequence ATGCGTTGGTCCTTCGTCCGCGGTCGAAGGAGACCGGCCGCTGTCGCCGCCCGGGTGGCGGTGGTGGCGATGCTCGCCGCTGTCCTGGTACCGGTCACGAGCGCGAGCGGCGCGCAGGCACCGCACCGCGCGGTCACGGCTGACGGTCTGGCGGATCTGCCCGCGGTACGGCCCGTGGTGGACTGCGCCCGCGTGACCGGCCTCGACCTGGACGGGGTCACCGACGCGCCGGTCACGATCTCCTCGGCGACCGTCGTGACGACCGGAGCGGCCCCCTACTGCGAGGTACGGGGGACCATCGCCCCCGCGAACACCATTGTCATGCGCCTGCCGGTCAACGGCTGGACGCAGCGCTACGTCCAGACCGGCTGCGGTGGTCTGTGCGGAAGCGCGGCCATCAACTACGGCCAGGCGTCGACCTGTCCGGTCGTCGAGGACGGCACGGTCGCGAGTGCCACGACCGACATGGGCCACCAGGGCCAGAACGACGGCTCATGGGCGCTGGACAACCCGCAGGCGCAGATCGACTTCGCCTACCGGGGTGTGCACGTCACGTCCCAGGTGGCCAAGGCGGTCATCGCGAGGTTCTACGGCAAGCGCCCCGCCTACTCCTACTTCACCGGCTGCTCCGACGGCGGCCGTGAGGCGCTCATGGAGGCGCAGCGCTACCCGGACGACTTCGACGGCATCGCCGCCGGCGCGCCCGCGAACAACATGGTCGTCCAGAACACCTTCCACCACGCCTGGAACGTGCTGACGAACAAGGACGGCAACGGCGACTACATCCTCCTCGCCGACAAGCTGCCCCTGATCCACCGGGCCGTGCTGGCGGCCTGCGACGCGCTGGACGGCCTGACCGACGGGCTGCTCGACGACCCGCGGCGCTGCGGCTTCGACCCGAGGACGCTGGTGTGCGTATCCGGTCAGGACCCGTCGACGTGCCTCACCGCAGCGCAGGCCGCCGTGGTCCAGCGACTGCACGACGGCGCCACCGACGCCCAGGGCCGCAGGCTGGAGCTCGCCATCTCCCACGAGTGGGGCTCCGAACTGGAGTGGACCCTGTTCGTGCCGAAGACGCAGGGCGAGACGGTGGCGAGCGAGAACTTCGTGACGTCCTTCGCCCGCTATCTGGCGTACCCGAACGCCCCCGACCCGGACTTCCGGCTCTCGGACCTCGACTTCACCGTCGAGTCGTTCTGGAAGACGGTCCAGTCCTCCAGCTATCTGGCGGCCATGGACCCCGACCTCGGCGCCTTCGAGAAAAGCGGCGGCAAGCTGCTCCTCTGGCACGGCTGGAACGACCAGCACATCTCACCGCAGGGGACGCTGGCCTATTACGACGCCCTGCGCGAGACGATGGGAGCGAGGACGGCCGACCGGTTCGCCAAGCTGTACATGTTCCCGGGGGTGGCGCACTGCGGGGGCGGTGAGGGGCCGAACACCTTCGACGTCCTCACCCCGGTGATGGCGTGGGCGGAGAGCGCCACCACGCCCGGGCGGATCGTCGCGTCCAACAGCACGAACGGCACCGTGACGCGCACCCGTCCCGTGTACCCGTACCCCGAGGTCGCCCGCTACGACGGCACGGGCAGCGTCGACGACGCCGCGAACTTCGTGGCCCGCACCCCGTCGGCCCACCCGGCCGGCGACGCCTACGACTGGCTCGGCAAGCGCCTGTACTCCCATGGCTACCAGACCTGGTGCAGGGTCGTGGACGGCAGGCTGGTGTGCCGCCCGACCCGGACCTGGCTGACCGAGCGGGAGGGGGCCGCCTAG
- a CDS encoding dioxygenase: MDFTVETATEAVVDSFRSTEDPRLREVLMSLTRHLHAFVRDVGPTPGEWEAAIDFLTAVGQKCDDTRQEFVLLSDVLGVSMLVETLNGVEEGTESTVLGPFHMTESPRRDLGDSIDLLGTGRPCVVSGRVLATDGTPLPGAELDVWQCDEEGLYDVQQPDVQPPGNGRGLFRTDDEGRFWFRTVVPSPYPIPTDGPVGTLLRVTGRHPFRPAHVHFIARAEGHRPVTTHTFVADGPYLDSDAVFAVKQGLITDFAESRDERAAERFGVTAPFTHAGFDIVLAPEVTVNCRE, translated from the coding sequence ATGGACTTCACCGTCGAGACCGCCACCGAAGCGGTCGTGGACAGCTTCCGCAGCACCGAGGACCCCCGGCTGCGGGAGGTGCTGATGAGCCTGACCCGCCACCTGCACGCCTTCGTGCGCGACGTCGGGCCCACTCCGGGGGAGTGGGAGGCGGCGATCGACTTCCTCACCGCCGTCGGGCAGAAGTGCGACGACACCCGGCAGGAGTTCGTCCTGCTCTCCGACGTCCTGGGCGTCTCCATGCTCGTCGAGACGCTGAACGGAGTGGAGGAGGGAACAGAGAGCACCGTCCTCGGCCCCTTCCATATGACCGAGTCCCCCCGCAGGGACCTCGGCGACAGCATCGACCTCCTCGGCACCGGCCGCCCCTGTGTGGTCTCCGGCCGGGTGCTCGCCACCGACGGCACCCCGCTGCCGGGCGCCGAGCTCGACGTGTGGCAGTGCGACGAGGAGGGTCTCTACGACGTGCAGCAGCCCGACGTCCAGCCGCCGGGCAACGGACGCGGGCTGTTCCGCACCGACGACGAGGGCCGCTTCTGGTTCCGCACCGTCGTCCCGTCCCCCTATCCGATTCCCACGGACGGGCCGGTGGGCACCTTGCTGCGAGTCACCGGCAGGCACCCCTTCCGGCCCGCCCACGTCCACTTCATCGCGAGAGCCGAGGGCCATCGGCCGGTCACCACCCACACCTTCGTCGCCGACGGGCCCTACCTCGACTCCGACGCCGTCTTCGCCGTCAAGCAAGGTCTGATCACCGACTTCGCGGAGTCGCGCGACGAGCGCGCGGCCGAGCGCTTCGGAGTGACAGCGCCCTT